tttttttttaatagctGCAGTATAAAAGATCCCTTCCCTGTTGCCAGCTCTGCACTTTCTGTGGAGCAACCACTTAGCGGAGGGAGATGCTCGGCGGCGATCAGCAGCAAAGTACCATGAACGGCGAGACACCTACCCTGGTCCCTCTCTCTCTGTCTcgcatttttaatattattggtgtttttttagttaattatcGTTCAACACTTTGAGGCAATTGGGGTTTAGGGTCCGTTTATGGCTTTTTTCCTTTCACATGAAAGTGAAGGATACTGTGGAAATCAGGCATGGGTTACTCTGAATAACCTTCACTTATCAATCAGGATTTGGTTCATGCACCTTAATCCCACTTGTAACGTAAACACGTTTCACGTCCTTGAAATTGACCTGGTGGTAACTCTTTCCTAGTTCTTCCTTAATACTGTTAACGAGTTTTCCAGTGTTCGGAATCAAATACAATAGGATAGACTGCTCCAGAAGACTAGTATACTAGACGAGAGAGTCATCCAAGTCTGTATATCATTTCACATATTCTTATGGAGCCGATGTTCGATCAAAACACAAATTCCGTTTTGTTCGGCTCCTTGAATAGAGTCTTGTAAAACTTGAAAAATGTAATTGTAAGCACATTAGCACatgttagttgtctcacatcggttGTATGAAATACCtaagagttgtatatatgggtttggacaatcctctcctcttgagctagcttttggagtTGAGTTAAAGTCCAAGTTTTAATCTTAACAACACATGGGATGATTTTCAATAACCTACGTCTAGAATGTGATGAATTATTACATTTCAAAGACAGACAAACAATGTATAAACATGTAAGTTATATTGTCGCTttatattttgtgattttaatcGTGCGTTCGGAGTATATTGCTATTTCAACAATATTTATGACTGATAACTAACTTGTGCTCTCGAGACAAAAAATACTAACTTGTAAATCTGAATGATGAGTAAATTCAATGAGTAAGAATGATAAAGATGCACTAAAGGTTGCCAACGATCGACCAAATGGTGAATTTAGTTTTCTTCCTTTTTTCCCAATCTTTAGAGTTATTAGTAAACAGTGCAGGGGAAGATAAcattaatccaaaaataaaaactttgaaACTCCAAACGACTAGTACCACAGTTTTGCATTTATTAGAAATCAATCGTGGTGAATTTTCGTGAGCTGACAGCTGcaacatttttgcattgaaTTAAAGTATACAAATGAGGGTGATATCTGGACCATAAAAAAATCTGTGTAATAAAAAATTGTGTCACAACTAAAATTGGTGAGTAAATGTCTTTCCTGACCTCCAAATTTGGTGATTATTACAGGCTTGATTTTTGCAATTGTTAAAGGGAAAACAAAAGGTTAAAATGGCAATTTCTGAATGTGAGGTGAAATTGTCAAAAGGATTTTAATGTGTTACTTTTATTCAAATTGGATGTTTTGATTAGAAGCATGATCTCATGGGTTATTGTGCCCTTTTATGTAATGCAGTTCGTTTACACGGTAACATTACCTTTATATTATGTCACTTTCCTATCCACCGCATGGTATTGATTGGTTAATCTTGCCTTtggaataattaaatttatctgGTCCTGGATTGGTTTCTGGTTTATTTAAGGAAGcaaataaacatgaattttctGTTTCAAACCTAAAATTCTGTTTTTCAacattattgatgattttttttattacatataaTCTGCTCTTTATGTACAAATGCTTGGGACATGACACATGAGGCTGTGATTCATTTCTTATCAAATGTAAAACAAATTACCTGAGACTGTATCATGATCTTGTTATACTAGCTTTCAAATAACTCAAGGGCATTAGTCATCGCTGATTTGACACATGTTGGTCAACATTCCCCATATATGATTTCAAGGGACAATGTCCAGAACAGAGCGCTTAGTCAGATCGCCGAGTCAACTGCAAACCATTCTAAGGTTTGTCACTATATTCATAGGTTTGTTTATACTGTCCCTTTAGATTGTTCATGCATATGACTTGCGATACTCAACTTTAGTTTATCTTCCTTTTTGATCAATAAGAGTATTCGTCTATCAAAAGATCTTATATATAAGTCGCCTTGAGGACAAGATATGGATTGTTGTGAAACTGAGTTGGTGTGATATTTGCAGAACCTTCAAGATGATATGCAGGAGCTGGGTCAAAAAATAAAGCATCACGAAGacaatgttaaatatttgaagTATCATAAAAACAAATTGGAGGAATCAATTGTGGATATGCAAGGTATGTGAATTTCCGTTCTCCGGTCTATACAGTTATGTGGTTGTACTGCACATCCCATCTTTTAGAAGGAGAAAATGAATTGTTCCGGTGCCCTTATCGCAATTTGGACATAATGGTATTTTTAAATCACAAGGTACAAACTCTTAGTGCCTTAATGCTTTAAGAGATGAAATGATTTACCTTACAGctgtttcttgaaatttgtaCTGTTAAGATGTTTTCTTAACCTCAATCTCTTCGTTCTTTGTTTATTTTGTCTTGGAAGCTGAATCATATCTTTTCTGATGGTATTCTGTTTATTTATTATGTGTTTTTCTAACCATTCTTGCTCTTGTAGTAGCTATCGGGAAGCATTACGTAAGTTCCTCAATGGAAAAGGAAGACCCTTCTCATATGaagaatgagaagaaaatcataCAGAATATTCTTAAACGTGAGGGATCTGCAGCTGCATTGTGGTATAGGATGAAAAATCAACCTGAACCTCAAGCTTATGACCGTACATTGACAAAAGATGTCATCGGCGTGGTTGCCACACTTGGGATGGTTGATGATGAAATCCTTAGCAGGTGGCTTCAATTCTTTTCCAACCTTTCACTATTTCCTTCTTGCAAATGTATCACTGGCTCCAATTTTTATTTGGGTGTATTCACAAATTCATATGTATGATACTACTTGCTATATGTTTATTTAAGCAgaagtaatatattttgtgtaTCATTCAGCATCTTATGGACAATAACATCTAAATATGGCAGTCTCGTGTTTTACTTCTTCTGGAAATGGAAATATGGAATATGCACTGCTGTGTATTGCAAGTTGCTAGTGTAGCCATATTAATTGTGCTTTATGTTTCAGTGCAGCAACTGGATGTAAATTTACTCCTTGTGGATAGCGCACTTGTAAACTTAATTTAAGAAAGTGATTGAAATAGCACTTGGCTGATAATCCTAATCTGGCTAACTTATTTGATGTTCAATTGTGGGGCTTAGGCTTCTTTCAGAGTATCTGGGCCTGGATACGATGTTAGCAATTGTCTGCAAGACCTATGAGGGTGTCAAAGCCCTGGAAACATACAACAGGGAAGGTTTAATAGATAAAAGTTTGGGTCTTTGTGCTGTTGGAGCATCTACTGGACCCTTGGATGGTCGATTTCGTGTCATTTGTCTTGAAAAACTAAGGTGGgtttttgttttgctgtcatgATCAAACCAGGTCTCATTTAAGATTCACCTCTTTTTTTATACTCACATTTGTGTATGTCTAGACCATATGTTGGCGACTTTATTGATGATGACCCTCAACAAAGGCTTGATCTTTTAAAGCCAAGATTAGTCAGCGGAGAAATTCCTCCTGGGTTTCTTGGTTTTGCTGTCAATATGATCACCATCGACAGCAATAACTTAAATGGTATCTCAAGTGATGGACATAATCTAAGAGAGTCGCTATTCTATAACCTCTTTTCCAATTTGCAAGTATACAGATCAAGAGAAGACATGCTTAAGGCTCTCCCTTTTATATCAAATGGAGCTATATCTCTGGATGGAGGTGTCATAAAAAGTCCTGGGGTGTTTGATATGGGTCAACAGCGGTAAGAAGCGAAGCTCGACATTAATGCACAAGTAACTGATTCATCACTTTAATCTAAATCACCTAtatctatatttttctttatcgTTTGAATCTAAATCACCAATATCCATAATTCTCGTCGTTATTTAAACGAAGGCAAGGATTAGATTTctgtttttcaagtttcaatCTCCTGATGTGGAGAATGTTTTGTCCAGTTGTATCTGGATTTAATAGTCAAGTAGTAATTAATTCTTGTGATGTTTTAAACTTGGAATTTCTCTCATTGAAGGGGAGACATGGATGTCATGTTCCCAAATGGCTCCGATAGATTCAACCTGCCCATGAACTATTTCGAGATTGAAAATCATTTGAAGGAGACACAATGGGAAAAAACCAGAACTATGGTTGATCTGCAGAGAGAGCAGTCATTATTAGATCTCGCGAGATTCAATtatgagaaaaagaaacaagaGTTTGTCCAGTTTCTTGCACAAAGCTCGTCTTTTGCAGGGCAGGTAATGACTCAATCATGCTCCACACACCTTTTTGGTTTTCTTGGCTGTCTCCCACTGAATGACAAGCCAATAAAAGTTACGCATTTTCTGTCTCCCACTTAATGACAAGCCAATAAAAGTTACGCATTTTTTTCCTTTGTGTTTATAACTATTATGACCAAAAACTGAGATTCCTTTGTATTGTACAATCAGCATAAGGCGGGATGGGAATCGAGTCCAAGATGATGTCATAGAGACTATGACTATTCAAGAAATGGCTAGGGAGCATGGTGACACTTCCTTCGCCCACATTTTCCTGTACATTTTAGTTGAATTCTGGTTCGCACCAATGCTATTCTGTGATTCAATTTGATGACCAGAGCAcgattattcaaattttatggCAATTTATGTTCGATAAATTCCCCGTTTGTCATGTTGTAACCAGCCTTTTATGTTAACGGGTTCAAATACCCAAGTTTATGCTATCTTTTTAAGATCTTAATTTGTGTATCTTATAATGTTGTGTGTGTTTTTTCTAAAACTTTTGGTTACCAATCTCGCGTGTTTGTTTTTCCTTTTGGATACCAATCTCACGATTGATGAtacaaaaaaactaaaattcattttgttaatatctttaaaaaaattatattattgttctctacatttaaataaaaatattaagattgtattttaataataaaacttTGTTCTGAAAGATAACTGTATGAAATTTTAATTGGGCAATTAATTAATTCCTTCTTTACTTTTGAAATAGTTTTAAgagttaatttatttatatacataatttttgtaaatttattaatttaatttatattaatgttACTCTACTATGATTGATGCATTGTTCAAATTATGCCActtatataaatgtttttacATTTATTAGTATTCTAAAATTCGGTTAAGGTGGTTGCGTCCGAAAAAGTATTTGTCAGTTAGCCTACAAAGATACAAAAGTCTAATAAGAAATGTGATTTCTTGATTTATTCTAACACATCAAATTTTATCTTATTATTATGTTGATATCATGAAACACGTCCAGCGATACTTAGAACATTAATATTAGCGAACTTTAGAACATTGCATTTTCTGAATTCAAATATGAATCAAGTTGTCGATTAGTACACCACAGTTATCTTTGTGTCATCGCTTCTTGATATTTCCCTCTCTATATTTGTTGCCAGAATGTTATCGTGCGgaataaaatacatgaatctAATACGGAAATGTCTTGCATCAGAGAAAAATATGGATACAATCGATCAGTTAGCAGCACATGGTTATTTCAACTTGTGGAAGAACAAAGGAAACTACATGAATTGTCATGTAGGGGGCTGTTTAACCCAACTTCcagatgaaaaaataaaacatgaaatgAACTTAAAAAACCAGAACCAATACTTGAGAAACTTTGCCTCTAATGGCAAATCCTTATAACATTACTTATAATGGTATAAATTGTACTTGAGCTTGGATTCTTGTTTCCACCATTGTTCAACCCCATGAGCTTCCCTGACACCTTGACCATTGCTTGAGTTTACTGTCAGATATGCAGAAGGAATAAGATGAATTGCTTCAAAATCATTTTCTCTGCCACCTGATACAATGCTTCCTATTGAATGCTGTGTGGCCAATTTTCCTATTTTTCCTGCACCCAGTGACTCCATTTTCTCTCGATGCTCAAAATATCCAATGTACTCGCAGCAAATAGGATCGAAGGGATTGAGAAATAAGTAAGGAACCCACGAAGATAACAAGATAAATGGGTGTTTTTCGTCAGAATCTTGGTTGTGATACCCGTTAGCCACCATAGCCAGTCCTGCCGTGATGACACTGTTTGCAAACCTCAAGCCGTGCTTCAACTTCTCGTTCGGTATCCATTCGATTGGAAGAGATATAAACGGAGGGTTAAAGAGGTATGTTTCGAGATGGGTTCCAGTATTTTTCGCCAACTCCCTTCCTATTATAAGTGCCATAGATGAACCTAAAGAATGTCCCGCCAACCATACGTTACCTAGGCCGACTCTGGAGACGATTTCTTGTGCTGTATTTATTGCATTAAGAATACGTGTGCTGTTTTGCAGGTCATTTAGAACACAGTGAAGATCGAGCTTTAAATCCTCCGCCCTGTTTCTTGAATTGGTCATCGTGCCACGAAAGGCGATGACATATTGTGGAGGCCTTTGGGTTGGGTGATTATGTTGGAGATGATATGGGAATTCGAACTCGAGAATGGCACCGAAGATGGAAAGATCGTGTTCATCTTCAATAACTTGGATTAGCTTGAAATTAAAGAATTCCCACCATGGAGGGGCGTTGCCCGAGGGGCCTTGCTTGTGATCTTGCCTATCATGTTCAAGTACATACATACCTTGAACCAGGCTTGCAGCAATGGATCTTCTGTGGTATGAGTTACTCCTGTCGGTCATGCAACCACCATTGAAGTAAGAATGCAGAGTCTTTCTTTCGAATGAaacttcttgattttttttttaaaaaaaaattaaaagttctTGAATCTAAAAACTTACTTTTTTGGAAGCAAAACTAAAAGAAAAAGATCTTACCAATCGACAGAAGTCAGAAACGTCGGCCCCGAAAGATGAAAGATTTCAGATTGAGGCGTTTCCATCACTCCCCTTCTCCTCACGCCCCTTTGGGAACTGGAAATCCACAGTGATTAGCGTGCAGAACATCAAACATACAACGAGTTGACATCGAATCTCAGCTATTATATGAtttcaaaaagaagaaaataaaaggtAAATAAAATCTAGCCTCCGAAGAACAAGTTAAGAAGTTGACAGTTGGTGACATTGTTTCAGATTTTAAGAAACTTGAATTACCTGAAATTAAGACTGTATAACTTTCAGAAATTAATACAGACGTGAGGAAAGGAGgattgtatgtatatatatgtgagaAATTGAGAAAACGAGCACCATTTTCGTAGTGGGCCTCAAAGTCAACGGATTTTTAAACCTATCAAAGTCAACCAATATATATACGTATAGAAACAAGAAACAAGAGtaagtctattgtgagacggtctcacgaatctttatctgtgagacgggtcaaccataccgatattcacaataaaaagtaatactcttagcataaaaaatcatattttttcatgtatgacctatacaagagatctgtctcacaaaatacgacccgtgagaccgtcgtCTAGAAACAATGAACGAAACTCCACttgcattttaattttaaacaatatatgattgtttgttattttattttttaaaaaaaatatttttattctttttatattatttggcCGGGAAAAAATTAAGATTTATTTCAGTACAGTTTGCGGTACGAATGCATTGAAATTGTCAAGTGGCAAAATTAAAAGTCAACTGAAGAGGTACAAAATGTCAAAAGTCAACTTTTGGGAGAGTGATTATTGCATTAATTTAAAgttcaaaataattataaattatttccaaaaaaaaattaattcataaatttttaattatttcaatctTATGTCCGTGGTCTTTTTAAGGGCCATCGAGTTACTACACTCTCTGTAAtaagttaataaaaatttatgaatgtaaatgaacaaaaaattaaataaaaccctTATTTAACAATTTCGTATTTTGGACTAAACTCAAGAATGATCTTGAATGGTAccaaattttgttaaaaaaaattgaatataataataaaaataatgttaaatgtacaataaatatattgtacatcgatatttacaaaaattatatagtgagattttgtaattatctcacgatattttatattgaataaaatttttgtattgaattttatataaatattgtttttcgcGTTACATGTTTAATACTCAAAACAccacaaaaaatttatttaacataGTAAATATAAATTCACTTATCatatatgataatataataGTAAATTCAATTAGCACctcaataaatttaattttatttgattaatattaattaagaaattggAGGACCATATAATAATTCGTATAGTGTCAATACTTTTAAGTCttacaatattaatttataaaaaaatattgtttacaTTTTTGGGTTGTGATCACATAATGACAAACAttacattttaaaatgaataataaattaattgctcgtggaaataataataatacaaaaaagAATTGAGTTTGAATGAGTAAAATTAACATTAATATAGTCCTAGTGGACTACTAGTTAACGCgacttttttaaattttaataattttaccCACCACGATGTACAGTTGTCCTTGAACAAAAGTAATGTTAATTAGGTaaaaacttgtttgagacggtTTTATAGGCCGTATTTTGTGAtatggatatcttatttgggtcatccatgaaaaaatattactt
The DNA window shown above is from Primulina huaijiensis isolate GDHJ02 chromosome 12, ASM1229523v2, whole genome shotgun sequence and carries:
- the LOC140990281 gene encoding GDSL esterase/lipase At4g10955-like, producing the protein METPQSEIFHLSGPTFLTSVDWSNSYHRRSIAASLVQGMYVLEHDRQDHKQGPSGNAPPWWEFFNFKLIQVIEDEHDLSIFGAILEFEFPYHLQHNHPTQRPPQYVIAFRGTMTNSRNRAEDLKLDLHCVLNDLQNSTRILNAINTAQEIVSRVGLGNVWLAGHSLGSSMALIIGRELAKNTGTHLETYLFNPPFISLPIEWIPNEKLKHGLRFANSVITAGLAMVANGYHNQDSDEKHPFILLSSWVPYLFLNPFDPICCEYIGYFEHREKMESLGAGKIGKLATQHSIGSIVSGGRENDFEAIHLIPSAYLTVNSSNGQGVREAHGVEQWWKQESKLKYNLYHYK
- the LOC140990205 gene encoding protein DEFECTIVE IN MERISTEM SILENCING 3-like isoform X2 codes for the protein MLGGDQQQSTMNGETPTLHSPYMISRDNVQNRALSQIAESTANHSKNLQDDMQELGQKIKHHEDNVKYLKYHKNKLEESIVDMQVAIGKHYVSSSMEKEDPSHMKNEKKIIQNILKREGSAAALWYRMKNQPEPQAYDRTLTKDVIGVVATLGMVDDEILSRLLSEYLGLDTMLAIVCKTYEGVKALETYNREGLIDKSLGLCAVGASTGPLDGRFRVICLEKLRPYVGDFIDDDPQQRLDLLKPRLVSGEIPPGFLGFAVNMITIDSNNLNGISSDGHNLRESLFYNLFSNLQVYRSREDMLKALPFISNGAISLDGGVIKSPGVFDMGQQRGDMDVMFPNGSDRFNLPMNYFEIENHLKETQWEKTRTMVDLQREQSLLDLARFNYEKKKQEFVQFLAQSSSFAGQHKAGWESSPR
- the LOC140990205 gene encoding protein DEFECTIVE IN MERISTEM SILENCING 3-like isoform X1, whose protein sequence is MLGGDQQQSTMNGETPTLLSNNSRALVIADLTHVGQHSPYMISRDNVQNRALSQIAESTANHSKNLQDDMQELGQKIKHHEDNVKYLKYHKNKLEESIVDMQVAIGKHYVSSSMEKEDPSHMKNEKKIIQNILKREGSAAALWYRMKNQPEPQAYDRTLTKDVIGVVATLGMVDDEILSRLLSEYLGLDTMLAIVCKTYEGVKALETYNREGLIDKSLGLCAVGASTGPLDGRFRVICLEKLRPYVGDFIDDDPQQRLDLLKPRLVSGEIPPGFLGFAVNMITIDSNNLNGISSDGHNLRESLFYNLFSNLQVYRSREDMLKALPFISNGAISLDGGVIKSPGVFDMGQQRGDMDVMFPNGSDRFNLPMNYFEIENHLKETQWEKTRTMVDLQREQSLLDLARFNYEKKKQEFVQFLAQSSSFAGQHKAGWESSPR